One part of the Lotus japonicus ecotype B-129 chromosome 2, LjGifu_v1.2 genome encodes these proteins:
- the LOC130741224 gene encoding uncharacterized protein LOC130741224 isoform X1, with translation MSSPFIVGGQVLSHEGLSSSHIEQELTSNTEPLRKKSKRGFAVRRPNMQRSKKRLNMMVEWETSSEGSRSNTVHSNPDFCSGQELLPQQRNVSDCTNNFNTNFAFVEAESQMYFDLGEMNMACQYCGAILWYHERAQKAKNAISPDFSICCMKGKISLPYLQDAPTLLSNLLTNIDPRSGHFIDNIRSYNSMFAFTSIGGKVDGSVNNGQGPPQFVISGQNYHRIGSLLPAEGDNPKFAQLNIYDTRNEFENRLNHFSDSTGKCSLNSDLVVELMAMVDEFNVLAKSFRRVRDHVQEANSNQVALRLFRHRVNDPKTYNLPTVDEVAALIVEDFDTSDCGRDIILRTSSGNLQRIYDTHSSFLPLQYPLIFPYGEEGFSDEIGFDGINYDSSIYKRTTISLREWVAFRLQERQFECKRITLSRRLLQQLVVDCYSMIESQRLYYLRNNQETIRRDFLSGIEEAIHRGDTDPSMVGSRIVLPSSFTGGRRYMFNNCQDAMGICREYGYPDLFLTMTCNPKWPEIERHVSARCLSAYDRPDLACRVFRMKLDQLMKNLKKGKFFGQAISWMYTIEFQKRGLPHAHILLWLSTKDKLHSIELIDSVICAELPDPKVYPLLYQCVSNYMVHGPCGVNRTNSPCMKNGRCSKFFPKNFVEKTSFDSDGYPVYRRRNTGISTNRRGVDLDNGFVVPYNPKLLMKYQAHINIEYCNKSNCIKYLFKYINKGVDRVTMSMSVTQSSNEETTVVDEIKQYHDCRYLSPCEAVWRTFSFYIHDKWPPVLKQSYHLPKKQVILFNERAPIDDVLERNKVKKSMFLAWMEANCKYPLGRGLTYAEFPSSFVYDKKKKEWHPRKKGICIGRMNFVPPGSGELYYLRMLLNVQRGCTSFEDLRSVNNHVHDTFRQACLALSLLKDDREYIDGILDVATFASGSYIRELFVSFLLGNAMADPSHVWRETWSVLADGIVHALRRTHNNLELVIDNEHLKQLCLMEIEKLLMINGRSLKDFDNMPCVDSNILIQYGNILLFNELNFDTVEMSKLHVECLNKLNGGQAKIYEEIISAVNSDGGEFLFVYGYGGTGKTFLWTTLTYKLRSEKKIILNVASSGIASLLLHGGRTAHSLFCIPLNADEDSCCGIVQGSPKAELLKLSSLIIWDEAPMVSRYAFEALDRTLRDIMRICNPECFNKPFGGKVVVLGGDFRQILPVIPKGSRAEIVMATINSSRLWRFCKVLTLTENMRLFSNSETSDVEKIKVFAEWVLDIGDGVLGDYNDGDADIKVPKDTLVQQSSNPVADIVRAIYPEIMENVGCAKYYEDKAILAPTLDVVDLVNQYVLSLFPGNERTYLSSYSVWSVTEDVGIEADWITTEFLNDIRCSGIPDHKLVLKEGAPVMLMRNLDVSTGLCNGTRIVVTHLRPNVVGGIVISGTHVGRQVFIGRMDLMPTDGSMPIKFQRRQFPLLLSFAMTINKSQGKTLSHVGLYLPNPVFSHGQLYVAISRVKTRAGLKILICNEDISQRDVTKNIVFKEVFQRIYSS, from the exons ATGTCGTCTCCCTTTATAG TCGGTGGCCAAGTTTTATCTCATGAAGGACTAAGTTCAAGTCATATTGAGCAGGAGTTGACATCAAATACAG AACCACTAAGGAAGAAGTCTAAACGCGGTTTTGCTGTAAGGAGGCCTAATATGCAACGTTCAAAGAAAAGGCTCAACATGA TGGTTGAGTGGGAAACATCAAGTGAAGGCAGTCGATCTAATACGGTGCATAGTAATCCAGATTTTTGTTCAG gtCAAGAATTATTGCCGCAGCAAAGGAATGTCTCGGATTGTACTAATAATTTTAACACCAATTTTGCCTTTGTTGAAGCTGAGTCTCAAA TGTACTTTGACCTTGGAGAGATGAATATGGCGTGTCAGTATTGTGGAGCTATTTTGTGGTATCACGAAAGAGCTCAGAAGGCAAAAAATGCAATTTCTCCAGACTTCTCAATCTGTTGTATGAAAGGGAAAATATCTCTGCCTTATCTACAAGATGCGCCGACCCTCTTGTCCAATTTGCTTACAAATATAGATCCAAGGAGTGGCCATTTTATTGATAACATTAGATCTTATAATAGCATGTTTGCATTCACATCGATTGGTGGTAAAGTGGACGGTAGTGTGAACAACGGGCAGGGACCTCCTCAGTTTGTTATAAGTGGCCAAAATTACCATCGTATAGGTAGTTTGCTGCCAGCTGAAGGTGATAATCCCAAATTTGCTCAATTAAACATATATGACACGAGGAATGAATTTGAGAATAGACTAAACCATttcag TGATTCTACTGGAAAATGTAGCCTCAACTCTGATTTAGTTGTGGAGTTAATGGCAATGGTTGATGAGTTCAATGTTTTAGCAAAGTCATTTAGAAGGGTACGAGACCATGTTCAAGAGGCTAATTCGAATCAAGTTGCATTGAGATTGTTTAGACATCGTGTTAATGATCCTAAGACATACAATCTCCCAACTGTAGATGAGGTTGCTGCTTTGATTGTTGAAGACTTTGATACTTCTGATTGTGGTCGTGATATAATACTTCGTACAAGCAGTGGCAATTTGCAAAGGATTTATGATACTCATTCATCTTTCTTGCCATTACAATACCCATTGATATTTCCTTATGGGGAAGAAGGTTTCTCAGACGAGATCGGGTTTGATGGAATCAATTATGATAGTTCAATCTACAAGCGTACGACCATTTCATTACGTGAATGGGTTGCTTTCAGACTTCAAGAAAGGCAATTTGAGTGTAAGAGGATAACTCTATCTCGAAGGTTGTTGCAACAATTAGTCGTTGATTGTTATTCAATGATTGAATCACAGCGTTTGTATTATCTCAGAAACAATCAGGAAACCATTCGTAGAGATTTTTTATCAGGAATTGAGGAGGCAATTCATCGTGGTGATACCGATCCATCAATGGTTGGCTCTAGGATAGTTCTTCCATCGTCTTTTACTGGTGGTAGGCGCTATATGTTCAACAATTGCCAGGATGCTATGGGTATATGTAGGGAATATGGTTATCCTGATTTGTTCCTCACAATGACCTGCAATCCTAAATGGCCTGAAATTGAGCGTCATGTATCTGCCCGTTGTTTATCTGCTTATGATCGACCAGATCTTGCATGTCGAGTGTTTCGTATGAAATTAGATCAACTCATGAAAAATTTGAAGAAAGGAAAGTTCTTTGGGCAAGCAATTTCTT ggatgtACACGATTGAATTTCAGAAGAGAGGTTTACCACATGCACATATTTTATTGTGGCTTAGTACTAAGGATAAACTACATTCTATTGAGTTGATAGACTCAGTTATTTGCGCTGAGTTACCTGATCCTAAGGTTTACCCTCTATTATATCAATGTGTGTCAAATTATATGGTTCATGGTCCATGTGGAGTGAATAGAACAAACTCTCCTTGCATGAAGAATGGTAGGTGCTCCAAGTTTTTCCCAAAAAATTTTGTAGAAAAGACATCATTTGACTCTGATGGGTATCCAGTTTATCGAAGAAGGAATACTGGTATCTCTACCAATAGGAGGGGGGTTGATTTGGACAATGGTTTTGTTGTTCCATATAATCCTAAACTTTTGATGAAATATCAGGCTCATATCAACATTGAGTATTGCAACAAGTCTAATTGTATAAAATACCTCTTCAAATATATTAACAAAGGAGTTGATAGGGTAACAATGTCTATGTCTGttactcaaagcagtaacgagGAAACAACTGTTGTTGATGAAATAAAGCAGTATCATGATTGTCGATATCTTTCTCCATGTGAAGCTGTGTGGAGAACCTTCTCATTTTATATTCATGATAAATGGCCACCTGTTCTTAAGCAAAGCTACCATTTACCTAAGAAACAAGTTATTTTGTTCAATGAAAGAGCTCCAATTGATGATGTACTTGAAAGAAATAAAGTCAAGAAAAGCATGTTTTTGGCGTGGATGGAAGCAAATTGTAAATATCCATTGGGTAGAGGATTAACGTATGCTGaatttccatcatcatttgtttatgataagaaaaaaaaagagtggcATCCAAGGAAGAAAGGAATTTGTATTGGTCGCATGAACTTTGTCCCACCTGGATCAGGAGAGTTGTATTACTTGAGAATGCTATTGAATGTTCAAAGAGGATGTACTAGCTTTGAAGATTTGAGATCAGTTAACAATCATGTCCATGATACTTTTAGACAGGCATGTCTTGCATTGTCATTACTAAAAGATGATCGTGAATACATTGATGGTATACTTGATGTGGCCACGTTTGCTTCTGGTTCATACATTAGGGAATTGTTTGTTTCATTTCTCTTAGGGAATGCTATGGCTGACCCGTCGCATGTGTGGAGGGAGACATGGTCAGTTTTGGCTGATGGAATTGTGCATGCATTGCGAAGAACTCACAATAACTtag AATTGGTTATTGATAATGAACATTTGAAACAATTATGTTTAATGGAGATAGAGAAGCTCTTGATGATAAATGGTAGATctcttaaagattttgacaatatGCCATGTGTTGACTCCAACATTTTGATTCAATATGGCAATATTTTGCTATTCAATGAGCTTAACTTTGACACAGTTGAGATGAGCAAATTGCATGTTGAGTGTTTGAATAAGTTAAATGGTGGGCAAGCTAAGATATATGAGGAGATTATATCTGCAGTTAATAGTGATGGTGGTGAATTTCTCTTTGTTTATGGATATGGTGGAACAGGAAAAACTTTCCTTTGGACAACATTAACTTACAAACTAAGGTCtgagaaaaaaattatcttGAATGTTGCTTCCAGCGGTATAGCATCTCTTCTACTTCATGGTGGTCGAACTGCACATTCCCTTTTTTGCATACCACTTAAtgcagatgaagattcatgttGTGGGATAGTGCAAGGGAGTCCTAAGGCTGAATTACTTAAATTAAGCAGTCTCATTATTTGGGATGAAGCACCCATGGTAAGTCGATATGCTTTTGAGGCATTGGATAGAACCTTAAGAGATATAATGAGGATCTGTAATCCTGAGTGTTTTAATAAACCATTTGGTGGGAAAGTTGTTGTTCTAGGTGGTGATTTTCGACAAATTTTACCTGTCATCCCTAAGGGAAGTAGAGCTGAGATTGTTATGGCTACCATTAACTCATCTCGACTGTGGAGATTTTGTAAGGTCCTCACTTTGACTGAAAACATGCGTCTATTTTCTAACTCAGAAACTTCAGATGTAGAGAAAATTAAGGTCTTTGCAGAGTGGGTTCTAGATATTGGTGATGGAGTTCTTGGAGATTATAATGATGGTGATGCTGATATCAAAGTGCCAAAGGATACCTTGGTTCAACAATCTTCTAATCCTGTAGCTGATATTGTTCGTGCTATTTACCCTGAAATTATGGAGAATGTTGGTTGTGCCAAGTATTATGAAGACAAGGCTATTCTAGCTCCAACATTGGATGTTGTTGATTTGGTCAACCAATATGTGTTGTCACTATTTCCTGGTAATGAAAGAACTTATTTAAGCTCGTATTCAGTATGGAGTGTTACTGAGGATGTTGGTATTGAAGCTGATTGGATAACAACTGAATTTTTGAATGACATTAGATGTTCTGGTATTCCTGATCACAAATTAGTATTGAAAGAAGGTGCTCCTGTTATGCTCATGCGGAATCTAGATGTCTCTACAGGTTTGTGCAATGGAACTAGAATTGTTGTTACTCATCTTCGTCCAAATGTGGTTGGTGGCATTGTGATATCAGGGACACATGTTGGTAGACAAGTATTTATTGGTAGAATGGATTTAATGCCAACTGATGGGAGCATGCCTATTAAGTTCCAAAGAAGACAATTTCCCCTCCTACTTTCTTTTGCTATGACTATAAACAAAAGCCAAGGGAAAACTCTATCACATGTTGGTCTTTACTTACCAAATCCTGTGTTTTCACATGGTCAGTTGTATGTTGCTATATCTCGAGTGAAGACAAGAGCTGGGTTGAAAATTCTAATTTGCAATGAGGATATTAGTCAACGAGATGTCACGAAGAACATTGTCTTCAAGGAAGTTTTCCAAAGGATTTATTCTTCTTAA
- the LOC130741224 gene encoding uncharacterized protein LOC130741224 isoform X4: MNMACQYCGAILWYHERAQKAKNAISPDFSICCMKGKISLPYLQDAPTLLSNLLTNIDPRSGHFIDNIRSYNSMFAFTSIGGKVDGSVNNGQGPPQFVISGQNYHRIGSLLPAEGDNPKFAQLNIYDTRNEFENRLNHFSDSTGKCSLNSDLVVELMAMVDEFNVLAKSFRRVRDHVQEANSNQVALRLFRHRVNDPKTYNLPTVDEVAALIVEDFDTSDCGRDIILRTSSGNLQRIYDTHSSFLPLQYPLIFPYGEEGFSDEIGFDGINYDSSIYKRTTISLREWVAFRLQERQFECKRITLSRRLLQQLVVDCYSMIESQRLYYLRNNQETIRRDFLSGIEEAIHRGDTDPSMVGSRIVLPSSFTGGRRYMFNNCQDAMGICREYGYPDLFLTMTCNPKWPEIERHVSARCLSAYDRPDLACRVFRMKLDQLMKNLKKGKFFGQAISWMYTIEFQKRGLPHAHILLWLSTKDKLHSIELIDSVICAELPDPKVYPLLYQCVSNYMVHGPCGVNRTNSPCMKNGRCSKFFPKNFVEKTSFDSDGYPVYRRRNTGISTNRRGVDLDNGFVVPYNPKLLMKYQAHINIEYCNKSNCIKYLFKYINKGVDRVTMSMSVTQSSNEETTVVDEIKQYHDCRYLSPCEAVWRTFSFYIHDKWPPVLKQSYHLPKKQVILFNERAPIDDVLERNKVKKSMFLAWMEANCKYPLGRGLTYAEFPSSFVYDKKKKEWHPRKKGICIGRMNFVPPGSGELYYLRMLLNVQRGCTSFEDLRSVNNHVHDTFRQACLALSLLKDDREYIDGILDVATFASGSYIRELFVSFLLGNAMADPSHVWRETWSVLADGIVHALRRTHNNLELVIDNEHLKQLCLMEIEKLLMINGRSLKDFDNMPCVDSNILIQYGNILLFNELNFDTVEMSKLHVECLNKLNGGQAKIYEEIISAVNSDGGEFLFVYGYGGTGKTFLWTTLTYKLRSEKKIILNVASSGIASLLLHGGRTAHSLFCIPLNADEDSCCGIVQGSPKAELLKLSSLIIWDEAPMVSRYAFEALDRTLRDIMRICNPECFNKPFGGKVVVLGGDFRQILPVIPKGSRAEIVMATINSSRLWRFCKVLTLTENMRLFSNSETSDVEKIKVFAEWVLDIGDGVLGDYNDGDADIKVPKDTLVQQSSNPVADIVRAIYPEIMENVGCAKYYEDKAILAPTLDVVDLVNQYVLSLFPGNERTYLSSYSVWSVTEDVGIEADWITTEFLNDIRCSGIPDHKLVLKEGAPVMLMRNLDVSTGLCNGTRIVVTHLRPNVVGGIVISGTHVGRQVFIGRMDLMPTDGSMPIKFQRRQFPLLLSFAMTINKSQGKTLSHVGLYLPNPVFSHGQLYVAISRVKTRAGLKILICNEDISQRDVTKNIVFKEVFQRIYSS; encoded by the exons ATGAATATGGCGTGTCAGTATTGTGGAGCTATTTTGTGGTATCACGAAAGAGCTCAGAAGGCAAAAAATGCAATTTCTCCAGACTTCTCAATCTGTTGTATGAAAGGGAAAATATCTCTGCCTTATCTACAAGATGCGCCGACCCTCTTGTCCAATTTGCTTACAAATATAGATCCAAGGAGTGGCCATTTTATTGATAACATTAGATCTTATAATAGCATGTTTGCATTCACATCGATTGGTGGTAAAGTGGACGGTAGTGTGAACAACGGGCAGGGACCTCCTCAGTTTGTTATAAGTGGCCAAAATTACCATCGTATAGGTAGTTTGCTGCCAGCTGAAGGTGATAATCCCAAATTTGCTCAATTAAACATATATGACACGAGGAATGAATTTGAGAATAGACTAAACCATttcag TGATTCTACTGGAAAATGTAGCCTCAACTCTGATTTAGTTGTGGAGTTAATGGCAATGGTTGATGAGTTCAATGTTTTAGCAAAGTCATTTAGAAGGGTACGAGACCATGTTCAAGAGGCTAATTCGAATCAAGTTGCATTGAGATTGTTTAGACATCGTGTTAATGATCCTAAGACATACAATCTCCCAACTGTAGATGAGGTTGCTGCTTTGATTGTTGAAGACTTTGATACTTCTGATTGTGGTCGTGATATAATACTTCGTACAAGCAGTGGCAATTTGCAAAGGATTTATGATACTCATTCATCTTTCTTGCCATTACAATACCCATTGATATTTCCTTATGGGGAAGAAGGTTTCTCAGACGAGATCGGGTTTGATGGAATCAATTATGATAGTTCAATCTACAAGCGTACGACCATTTCATTACGTGAATGGGTTGCTTTCAGACTTCAAGAAAGGCAATTTGAGTGTAAGAGGATAACTCTATCTCGAAGGTTGTTGCAACAATTAGTCGTTGATTGTTATTCAATGATTGAATCACAGCGTTTGTATTATCTCAGAAACAATCAGGAAACCATTCGTAGAGATTTTTTATCAGGAATTGAGGAGGCAATTCATCGTGGTGATACCGATCCATCAATGGTTGGCTCTAGGATAGTTCTTCCATCGTCTTTTACTGGTGGTAGGCGCTATATGTTCAACAATTGCCAGGATGCTATGGGTATATGTAGGGAATATGGTTATCCTGATTTGTTCCTCACAATGACCTGCAATCCTAAATGGCCTGAAATTGAGCGTCATGTATCTGCCCGTTGTTTATCTGCTTATGATCGACCAGATCTTGCATGTCGAGTGTTTCGTATGAAATTAGATCAACTCATGAAAAATTTGAAGAAAGGAAAGTTCTTTGGGCAAGCAATTTCTT ggatgtACACGATTGAATTTCAGAAGAGAGGTTTACCACATGCACATATTTTATTGTGGCTTAGTACTAAGGATAAACTACATTCTATTGAGTTGATAGACTCAGTTATTTGCGCTGAGTTACCTGATCCTAAGGTTTACCCTCTATTATATCAATGTGTGTCAAATTATATGGTTCATGGTCCATGTGGAGTGAATAGAACAAACTCTCCTTGCATGAAGAATGGTAGGTGCTCCAAGTTTTTCCCAAAAAATTTTGTAGAAAAGACATCATTTGACTCTGATGGGTATCCAGTTTATCGAAGAAGGAATACTGGTATCTCTACCAATAGGAGGGGGGTTGATTTGGACAATGGTTTTGTTGTTCCATATAATCCTAAACTTTTGATGAAATATCAGGCTCATATCAACATTGAGTATTGCAACAAGTCTAATTGTATAAAATACCTCTTCAAATATATTAACAAAGGAGTTGATAGGGTAACAATGTCTATGTCTGttactcaaagcagtaacgagGAAACAACTGTTGTTGATGAAATAAAGCAGTATCATGATTGTCGATATCTTTCTCCATGTGAAGCTGTGTGGAGAACCTTCTCATTTTATATTCATGATAAATGGCCACCTGTTCTTAAGCAAAGCTACCATTTACCTAAGAAACAAGTTATTTTGTTCAATGAAAGAGCTCCAATTGATGATGTACTTGAAAGAAATAAAGTCAAGAAAAGCATGTTTTTGGCGTGGATGGAAGCAAATTGTAAATATCCATTGGGTAGAGGATTAACGTATGCTGaatttccatcatcatttgtttatgataagaaaaaaaaagagtggcATCCAAGGAAGAAAGGAATTTGTATTGGTCGCATGAACTTTGTCCCACCTGGATCAGGAGAGTTGTATTACTTGAGAATGCTATTGAATGTTCAAAGAGGATGTACTAGCTTTGAAGATTTGAGATCAGTTAACAATCATGTCCATGATACTTTTAGACAGGCATGTCTTGCATTGTCATTACTAAAAGATGATCGTGAATACATTGATGGTATACTTGATGTGGCCACGTTTGCTTCTGGTTCATACATTAGGGAATTGTTTGTTTCATTTCTCTTAGGGAATGCTATGGCTGACCCGTCGCATGTGTGGAGGGAGACATGGTCAGTTTTGGCTGATGGAATTGTGCATGCATTGCGAAGAACTCACAATAACTtag AATTGGTTATTGATAATGAACATTTGAAACAATTATGTTTAATGGAGATAGAGAAGCTCTTGATGATAAATGGTAGATctcttaaagattttgacaatatGCCATGTGTTGACTCCAACATTTTGATTCAATATGGCAATATTTTGCTATTCAATGAGCTTAACTTTGACACAGTTGAGATGAGCAAATTGCATGTTGAGTGTTTGAATAAGTTAAATGGTGGGCAAGCTAAGATATATGAGGAGATTATATCTGCAGTTAATAGTGATGGTGGTGAATTTCTCTTTGTTTATGGATATGGTGGAACAGGAAAAACTTTCCTTTGGACAACATTAACTTACAAACTAAGGTCtgagaaaaaaattatcttGAATGTTGCTTCCAGCGGTATAGCATCTCTTCTACTTCATGGTGGTCGAACTGCACATTCCCTTTTTTGCATACCACTTAAtgcagatgaagattcatgttGTGGGATAGTGCAAGGGAGTCCTAAGGCTGAATTACTTAAATTAAGCAGTCTCATTATTTGGGATGAAGCACCCATGGTAAGTCGATATGCTTTTGAGGCATTGGATAGAACCTTAAGAGATATAATGAGGATCTGTAATCCTGAGTGTTTTAATAAACCATTTGGTGGGAAAGTTGTTGTTCTAGGTGGTGATTTTCGACAAATTTTACCTGTCATCCCTAAGGGAAGTAGAGCTGAGATTGTTATGGCTACCATTAACTCATCTCGACTGTGGAGATTTTGTAAGGTCCTCACTTTGACTGAAAACATGCGTCTATTTTCTAACTCAGAAACTTCAGATGTAGAGAAAATTAAGGTCTTTGCAGAGTGGGTTCTAGATATTGGTGATGGAGTTCTTGGAGATTATAATGATGGTGATGCTGATATCAAAGTGCCAAAGGATACCTTGGTTCAACAATCTTCTAATCCTGTAGCTGATATTGTTCGTGCTATTTACCCTGAAATTATGGAGAATGTTGGTTGTGCCAAGTATTATGAAGACAAGGCTATTCTAGCTCCAACATTGGATGTTGTTGATTTGGTCAACCAATATGTGTTGTCACTATTTCCTGGTAATGAAAGAACTTATTTAAGCTCGTATTCAGTATGGAGTGTTACTGAGGATGTTGGTATTGAAGCTGATTGGATAACAACTGAATTTTTGAATGACATTAGATGTTCTGGTATTCCTGATCACAAATTAGTATTGAAAGAAGGTGCTCCTGTTATGCTCATGCGGAATCTAGATGTCTCTACAGGTTTGTGCAATGGAACTAGAATTGTTGTTACTCATCTTCGTCCAAATGTGGTTGGTGGCATTGTGATATCAGGGACACATGTTGGTAGACAAGTATTTATTGGTAGAATGGATTTAATGCCAACTGATGGGAGCATGCCTATTAAGTTCCAAAGAAGACAATTTCCCCTCCTACTTTCTTTTGCTATGACTATAAACAAAAGCCAAGGGAAAACTCTATCACATGTTGGTCTTTACTTACCAAATCCTGTGTTTTCACATGGTCAGTTGTATGTTGCTATATCTCGAGTGAAGACAAGAGCTGGGTTGAAAATTCTAATTTGCAATGAGGATATTAGTCAACGAGATGTCACGAAGAACATTGTCTTCAAGGAAGTTTTCCAAAGGATTTATTCTTCTTAA